A single window of Streptomyces aquilus DNA harbors:
- a CDS encoding alpha/beta fold hydrolase, with protein MNTVKANGITLAYRTWGPEDAPPVLLLHCRGADGADWTEVAERLATGPRRVYAPDLRGHGRSDWPGGYACEAMRDDVHGFLDALGIRRADVVGHSLGGTVAYLLAQHAPDLVRRLVLEDVPAPFPLDPPRPPAERPAGDLPFDWAMVRDTDRQRNAPDPVWWDHMGRITMPTLVIGGGATSLIPQDQVAAVAAAIPDARLVTVDGAGHLVHETCPDEFFAAVEPFLA; from the coding sequence ATGAACACCGTCAAGGCCAACGGCATCACCCTCGCCTACCGCACCTGGGGCCCCGAGGACGCGCCGCCCGTGCTCCTGCTGCACTGCCGTGGCGCCGACGGCGCGGACTGGACCGAGGTCGCGGAACGGCTCGCCACGGGGCCGCGTCGGGTGTACGCCCCCGATCTGCGCGGTCACGGGCGCAGCGACTGGCCGGGCGGCTATGCGTGCGAGGCGATGCGTGACGACGTGCACGGCTTCCTCGACGCGCTCGGCATCCGGCGGGCGGATGTGGTCGGGCATTCCCTGGGCGGCACCGTCGCCTATCTCCTCGCCCAGCACGCCCCAGACCTCGTACGGCGGCTCGTCCTGGAGGACGTACCCGCGCCCTTCCCCCTCGACCCGCCCCGCCCGCCCGCCGAACGGCCCGCCGGAGACCTGCCGTTCGACTGGGCCATGGTCCGGGACACCGACCGGCAGCGGAACGCCCCCGATCCCGTGTGGTGGGACCACATGGGGCGGATCACCATGCCCACGCTGGTGATCGGGGGCGGGGCCACGAGCCTCATTCCGCAGGATCAGGTCGCCGCGGTCGCCGCCGCGATCCCCGACGCACGGCTCGTCACCGTCGACGGGGCCGGACATCTCGTGCACGAGACGTGTCCGGACGAGTTCTTCGCGGCGGTGGAACCCTTCCTCGCGTAG
- a CDS encoding Zn-ribbon domain-containing OB-fold protein — translation MPEVLKAPLVVEFPFTRSLGPVQSAFLTGLRDRVVLGVRTGDGRTLVPPVEYDPVTAEEIRDLVEVAPTGTVTTWAWNHEPRRGQPLSSPFAWVLVRLDGADTALLHALDAPGPDAVHTGLRVRVRWAEDRVGAITDIACFEPYDGDPAQPTGHSGEFEDPVTGIVAAARLDYTYSPGRAQTAYINALADHRAVGERCPSCRKVYVPPRGACPTCGVATAEQVEVGPAGTVTTFCIVNIKAKNLDIEVPYVYAHIALDGADLALHGRIGGIPYDQVRMGLRVEPVWTDGGRYPDHYRPTGEPDADYETYKELL, via the coding sequence ATGCCGGAAGTCCTGAAAGCCCCGCTGGTCGTCGAGTTCCCCTTCACCCGTTCCCTCGGCCCCGTCCAGAGCGCCTTCCTGACCGGCCTGCGCGACCGCGTCGTCCTCGGCGTACGCACCGGCGACGGCCGCACCCTCGTCCCGCCCGTCGAGTACGACCCCGTCACCGCGGAGGAGATCCGCGACCTCGTCGAGGTGGCCCCCACCGGCACCGTCACCACCTGGGCCTGGAACCACGAACCCCGCCGCGGTCAGCCCCTGTCCTCGCCCTTCGCCTGGGTCCTCGTCCGCCTCGACGGCGCCGACACCGCCCTCCTCCACGCCCTCGACGCCCCCGGCCCCGACGCCGTCCACACCGGCCTGCGCGTCCGCGTCCGCTGGGCCGAGGACCGCGTCGGCGCGATCACCGACATCGCCTGCTTCGAGCCGTACGACGGCGATCCCGCCCAACCCACCGGCCACAGTGGCGAGTTCGAGGACCCGGTCACCGGCATCGTCGCCGCCGCCCGCCTCGACTACACCTACTCACCCGGCCGCGCCCAGACCGCCTACATCAACGCCCTCGCCGACCACCGCGCCGTGGGCGAACGCTGCCCGTCCTGCCGCAAGGTGTACGTCCCCCCGAGGGGCGCGTGCCCCACGTGCGGAGTCGCCACCGCGGAACAGGTCGAGGTGGGCCCGGCCGGCACGGTCACCACCTTCTGCATCGTCAACATCAAGGCGAAGAACCTCGACATCGAAGTCCCCTACGTCTACGCCCACATCGCCCTCGACGGCGCCGACCTCGCCCTGCACGGACGCATCGGCGGCATCCCGTACGACCAGGTGCGGATGGGACTCAGGGTCGAACCGGTGTGGACCGACGGGGGCCGCTACCCCGACCACTACCGGCCCACCGGCGAACCCGACGCGGACTACGAGACCTACAAGGAGCTGCTGTGA
- a CDS encoding thiolase domain-containing protein has translation MTRDIAVVAFAQSDILRTTEEQSEVEMLMPVLHDVLDRTGLKTADIGFTCSGSCDYLAGRAFSFTLALDGVGAWPPISESHVETDGAWALYEAWTKLLSGDADTALVYSYGKSSPGSVRDVLTRQLDPYYVAPLWPDSVALAALQAQALIDAGDTDEPALAGIGTRSRATDNTRAQLRGSVPQGDYVVRPLRTGDCPPIGDGAAAVVLAAGERARELCSRPAWIRGIDHRIEAHGLGVRDLTDSPSTRLAAEKAGAFERPVDTAELHAPFSSQEVVLRKALRLDENVRVNPSGGALAANPMMAAGLIRIGEAAARIHRGESDRALAHATSGPCLQQNLVAVLEGDPR, from the coding sequence GTGACCAGGGACATCGCCGTCGTCGCCTTCGCCCAGTCCGACATCCTGCGCACCACCGAGGAACAGTCCGAGGTGGAGATGCTCATGCCGGTCCTGCACGACGTCCTCGACCGGACCGGCCTGAAGACCGCCGACATCGGCTTCACCTGCTCCGGCTCCTGCGACTACCTCGCCGGGCGTGCCTTCTCCTTCACCCTCGCTCTCGACGGCGTGGGCGCCTGGCCGCCGATCTCCGAGTCGCACGTGGAGACGGACGGTGCGTGGGCGCTGTACGAGGCGTGGACCAAGCTCCTGTCGGGGGACGCCGACACCGCGCTGGTGTACTCGTACGGCAAGTCCTCGCCCGGCTCCGTCCGCGACGTACTGACCCGTCAGCTCGACCCGTACTACGTGGCACCCCTGTGGCCCGACTCCGTCGCCCTCGCCGCCCTCCAGGCACAGGCCCTGATCGACGCGGGCGACACCGACGAGCCCGCCCTGGCCGGCATCGGCACCCGCAGTCGCGCCACCGACAACACCCGTGCCCAGCTGCGAGGTTCGGTGCCGCAAGGGGACTATGTCGTACGACCCCTGCGCACCGGCGACTGCCCGCCCATCGGTGACGGCGCCGCCGCCGTCGTCCTCGCCGCGGGGGAGCGAGCCCGCGAACTGTGTTCCCGCCCCGCCTGGATCCGCGGCATCGACCACCGCATCGAGGCCCACGGCCTCGGTGTCCGCGATCTCACCGACTCACCCTCCACCCGCCTGGCCGCCGAGAAGGCGGGCGCCTTCGAACGGCCCGTGGACACCGCCGAGTTGCACGCGCCGTTCAGCTCGCAGGAGGTCGTGCTGCGCAAGGCGCTGCGGCTGGACGAGAACGTGCGGGTCAACCCGTCCGGTGGCGCCCTCGCCGCCAACCCGATGATGGCCGCGGGACTGATCCGCATCGGCGAGGCCGCCGCGCGCATCCACCGGGGCGAGTCCGACCGGGCCCTCGCCCACGCCACCTCCGGCCCCTGTCTGCAACAGAACCTGGTCGCCGTACTCGAAGGGGATCCGCGATGA
- a CDS encoding acyl-CoA synthetase, producing MEYNLADLFESVVDAVPDREALVYLDIPGTGAERRLTYAELDAAANRIAHHLIDHGIRPGEHVGLHLYNGIEYLQAAIGCLKARIVPVNVNYRYVEDELVYLYRDADLVGLFFDAEFGERVAAALPLTEKLRHLVRVGDAESGPDAVAFADAEAAGSPERGFPRRSGDDQFIIYTGGTTGMPKGVMWRQEDLFFSGMGGGAPTGEPVKKPEELAERVAAGGSGITFFPTPPLMHGTSTLTAFIGFNFGQRVVIHRKFTPEEVLRTVEKERVTSMSLVGDAMLRPLIDALEGPMKGTDMSSMFSVSSSGAIMSDTVRRQFQALVPNAMLLNNFGSSESGFNGTATDDSGPERGFRVRVNSRTQVVDPATHEPIAPGEVGRVAQCGHVPLGYYNDPRKTAETFFEKDGERWVLLGDMATVDEDGVVVVLGRGSQCINTGGEKVYPEEVEQALKSHPDVYDALVAGVPDVKWGHHVAAVVQLRDGAAQPSLDDIQTHCRSHLAGYKIPRQLVIAKSIRRSPSGKADYRWAREVAARADG from the coding sequence GTGGAGTACAACCTTGCCGACCTGTTCGAGTCGGTCGTGGACGCGGTCCCGGACCGCGAGGCGCTGGTGTACCTCGACATCCCCGGCACCGGAGCGGAGCGCCGGTTGACGTACGCGGAGCTGGACGCGGCCGCCAATCGCATCGCCCACCATCTGATCGACCACGGCATCCGGCCCGGTGAGCACGTCGGACTGCACCTCTACAACGGCATCGAGTACCTCCAGGCCGCGATCGGCTGCCTCAAGGCGCGGATCGTGCCGGTGAACGTCAACTACCGGTACGTCGAGGACGAGTTGGTGTACCTGTACCGGGACGCCGACCTGGTGGGGCTGTTCTTCGACGCGGAGTTCGGCGAGCGGGTGGCGGCGGCGCTGCCGCTGACGGAGAAGCTGCGGCACCTGGTGCGGGTCGGGGACGCGGAGTCGGGGCCGGACGCCGTGGCTTTCGCGGACGCCGAGGCCGCCGGGTCGCCCGAGCGCGGGTTCCCGCGACGCTCGGGCGATGACCAGTTCATCATCTACACCGGCGGCACCACCGGGATGCCCAAGGGTGTGATGTGGCGTCAGGAGGACCTGTTCTTCTCGGGGATGGGCGGCGGCGCACCGACCGGTGAGCCGGTGAAGAAGCCCGAGGAACTCGCCGAGCGGGTCGCCGCGGGTGGCTCGGGGATCACCTTCTTCCCCACCCCCCCGCTGATGCACGGCACCTCCACGCTCACCGCCTTCATCGGCTTCAACTTCGGCCAACGCGTCGTGATCCACCGAAAGTTCACGCCCGAGGAGGTGCTGCGGACCGTCGAGAAGGAGCGCGTCACCAGCATGTCCCTGGTCGGCGACGCGATGCTGCGCCCGTTGATCGACGCACTCGAAGGGCCCATGAAGGGCACGGACATGTCGTCGATGTTCAGCGTGTCGTCGTCGGGGGCGATCATGTCGGACACGGTGCGCCGGCAGTTCCAGGCCCTCGTCCCGAACGCGATGCTGCTGAACAACTTCGGCTCCTCGGAGTCCGGCTTCAACGGCACCGCGACGGACGACTCCGGCCCCGAGCGGGGCTTCCGGGTCCGGGTCAACTCCCGTACCCAGGTGGTCGATCCGGCCACCCACGAGCCGATCGCGCCGGGCGAGGTGGGCCGGGTCGCACAGTGCGGCCACGTCCCCCTCGGCTACTACAACGACCCGCGGAAGACGGCCGAGACCTTCTTCGAGAAGGACGGCGAGCGCTGGGTGCTGCTCGGCGACATGGCCACCGTCGACGAGGACGGGGTCGTCGTCGTCCTGGGGCGCGGGTCGCAGTGCATCAACACCGGCGGCGAGAAGGTGTACCCCGAGGAGGTCGAGCAGGCGCTCAAGTCCCATCCGGACGTGTACGACGCCCTGGTGGCCGGAGTGCCGGACGTGAAGTGGGGCCACCATGTGGCAGCGGTCGTACAGCTGCGGGACGGCGCGGCGCAGCCGTCGCTCGACGACATCCAGACGCACTGCCGGTCCCACCTCGCCGGGTACAAGATCCCCCGGCAGCTGGTGATCGCGAAGTCCATACGGCGCTCCCCGAGCGGCAAGGCGGACTACCGGTGGGCGCGAGAGGTGGCGGCGCGGGCGGACGGATGA
- a CDS encoding crotonase/enoyl-CoA hydratase family protein: protein MGGTEHLTVRREGATLVLTLNRPEAKNALSLAMLVGLYDGWLEADADDTVRSIVFTGAGGSFCAGMDLKALAGKGMEGEQYRDRLKADPDLHWKAMLRHHRPRKPVIAAVEGYCVAGGTEMLQGTDIRVAGESATFGLFEVKRGLFPIGGSTVRLQRQIPRTHALEMLLTGRPYSAREAADIGLIGHVVPDGTALTKALEIAEQINACAPLAVEAVKASVYETAELTETEGLAAELKRGWPVFDTADAKEGARAFAEKRPPVYKRH, encoded by the coding sequence ATGGGTGGGACGGAACACCTCACCGTGCGGCGCGAGGGCGCCACACTGGTGCTCACGCTCAACCGGCCGGAGGCCAAGAACGCGCTCTCGCTGGCGATGCTCGTCGGCCTGTACGACGGCTGGCTGGAAGCCGACGCGGACGACACGGTCCGCTCGATCGTGTTCACCGGCGCGGGCGGCTCCTTCTGCGCCGGCATGGACCTCAAGGCCCTCGCCGGGAAGGGCATGGAGGGCGAGCAGTACCGCGACCGCCTCAAGGCCGACCCCGACCTGCACTGGAAGGCGATGCTCCGCCATCACCGCCCCCGCAAACCGGTCATCGCCGCCGTCGAGGGGTACTGCGTCGCGGGCGGCACCGAGATGCTCCAGGGCACCGACATCCGCGTCGCCGGGGAGTCGGCGACCTTCGGCCTCTTCGAGGTCAAACGCGGCCTGTTCCCTATCGGCGGCTCCACCGTCCGCCTCCAGCGCCAGATCCCGCGCACCCACGCCCTGGAGATGCTCCTCACCGGCCGCCCGTACAGCGCCCGCGAGGCCGCCGACATCGGACTGATCGGCCACGTCGTCCCCGACGGCACGGCCCTGACCAAGGCCCTGGAGATCGCCGAACAGATCAACGCCTGCGCCCCGTTGGCGGTCGAAGCCGTCAAGGCGTCCGTCTACGAGACCGCCGAACTGACCGAGACCGAGGGTCTCGCCGCCGAACTCAAGCGCGGCTGGCCGGTGTTCGACACCGCCGACGCCAAGGAAGGCGCCCGCGCCTTCGCGGAGAAGCGCCCGCCCGTCTACAAGCGCCACTGA
- a CDS encoding sulfatase, with product MSLFTPRSRQSSDSTETSDATGSEEPAEAEAAEGPEEAAPSGKPGWFGWRHRYPRTARGVTIGTTVLAAALVLGALLVPNRLDWIRFESFLRLPVEAILLAGLLLALPTRARRITAVASGVFLGLFTVVKFLDMGFRQTLARPFDLVFDWILLDDAADFVRESYGRSGELLAITAVIVLFVSVLALCTLSVVRLSNLMARHRAVAARTTLVLGTVWIVCFTMGVQFSGLTFATKGNIQFVANRVQQVHDGLVDAKVFEKQAKVDAFANTPPDQLLTGLRGKDVLFTFIESYGRVAIDDPAMAPQIDAALQDGDNRLKAAGFQSRSGWLSSPVTGAGSWLAHSTFLSGLWVKNQQRYRSLTTGDRATLTSYFQKTGAWRTVGIVPGVRKAWPEGKYFGLDHIYDSTHLGYNGPYFSWTPVPDQFSLESFERLEHGKQNRDPIMAEIILASSHNPWSPIAHMIGWDQLGDGSVFEQIKKEGTDPKEVWKSAKRVRTEYRKAIEYSLQSLTEWVERYGDDNTVLVFLGDHQPVPTVTGGDTNKDVPITIVARDPKVLDRISSWGWTEGLKPAGNAPVWAMDKFRDRFMTAYAK from the coding sequence GTGTCGCTCTTCACACCTCGCTCTCGTCAGTCGTCGGACAGCACCGAGACGTCGGACGCCACCGGGAGCGAGGAACCGGCTGAGGCGGAAGCGGCAGAAGGGCCGGAGGAGGCGGCGCCCTCCGGGAAACCCGGCTGGTTCGGCTGGCGTCACCGCTACCCCCGTACCGCGCGCGGTGTGACCATCGGTACGACCGTGCTGGCCGCCGCGCTGGTGCTCGGCGCACTGCTCGTGCCCAACCGTCTCGACTGGATCAGGTTCGAGTCCTTCCTGCGCCTGCCCGTCGAGGCGATCCTTCTCGCCGGCCTGCTGCTGGCACTACCGACGAGAGCGCGCCGGATCACGGCCGTCGCCTCGGGCGTGTTCCTGGGCCTGTTCACGGTCGTCAAGTTCCTCGACATGGGCTTCCGGCAGACCCTGGCCCGCCCCTTCGACCTGGTCTTCGACTGGATCCTGCTGGACGACGCGGCGGACTTCGTCCGGGAGTCGTACGGCCGTTCGGGAGAGCTGCTCGCGATCACCGCGGTGATCGTGCTCTTCGTGTCCGTGCTCGCGTTGTGCACGCTCTCCGTGGTGCGGCTGTCGAACCTCATGGCCCGGCACCGCGCGGTGGCCGCCCGTACGACCCTCGTCCTGGGCACCGTCTGGATCGTCTGCTTCACCATGGGCGTGCAGTTCAGCGGGCTCACCTTCGCCACCAAGGGCAACATCCAGTTCGTCGCCAACCGGGTCCAGCAGGTGCACGACGGCCTCGTCGACGCCAAGGTCTTCGAGAAGCAGGCCAAGGTCGACGCCTTCGCGAACACCCCGCCCGACCAGCTGCTGACCGGACTGCGCGGCAAGGACGTGCTGTTCACGTTCATCGAGAGCTACGGCCGGGTCGCGATCGACGACCCGGCGATGGCCCCGCAGATCGACGCGGCCCTCCAGGACGGCGACAACCGGCTCAAGGCGGCCGGTTTCCAGTCCCGCAGCGGCTGGCTCAGCTCGCCCGTCACTGGTGCGGGCAGCTGGCTCGCGCACTCGACGTTCCTGTCCGGCCTGTGGGTCAAGAACCAGCAGCGCTACCGCAGCCTCACCACCGGCGACCGCGCGACCCTCACCAGCTACTTCCAGAAGACCGGCGCCTGGCGCACGGTCGGCATCGTGCCGGGGGTGCGCAAGGCGTGGCCCGAGGGCAAGTACTTCGGCCTCGACCACATCTACGACTCCACCCACCTCGGCTACAACGGCCCCTACTTCAGCTGGACGCCGGTCCCCGACCAGTTCAGCCTCGAATCCTTCGAGCGCCTTGAGCACGGCAAGCAGAACCGCGACCCGATCATGGCGGAGATCATCCTCGCCTCCAGCCACAACCCCTGGTCGCCGATCGCCCACATGATCGGCTGGGACCAGCTCGGCGACGGCTCGGTCTTCGAGCAGATCAAGAAGGAGGGGACGGACCCCAAGGAGGTCTGGAAGAGCGCGAAGCGGGTGCGCACCGAGTACCGCAAGGCCATCGAGTACTCGTTGCAGAGCCTCACCGAGTGGGTCGAGCGCTACGGCGACGACAACACGGTCCTCGTCTTCCTCGGCGACCACCAGCCCGTCCCGACCGTCACCGGCGGCGACACCAACAAGGACGTGCCGATCACGATCGTGGCCCGCGACCCGAAGGTGCTGGACCGGATCTCCTCCTGGGGCTGGACGGAGGGCCTCAAGCCGGCCGGGAACGCGCCGGTGTGGGCCATGGACAAGTTCCGGGACCGGTTCATGACGGCGTACGCGAAGTAA